Within Ignavibacteria bacterium, the genomic segment TATTCTATTCGGGCTAAATCATTCGTGATATTTGAAAGTTTTGCTTTTGAGTCGTTCATGGCAAAATAAGCTAAGTTAGTTACTGCAGTGTGGGCGCCGGCTTCTTCAACTGTGAAAGTGTCCAAATCGGATTTCAAAAGTGGTTCATAAAATGATGTGATTTTCGTTTGAAGCTGAGATTTAATTTGTGTTGAAATTAATTGCAGACTATCCACAATTCTCTGCATATCCTGAGCACTCAGCTCTCTATCTCCACGCGGTGCACCGGGGCCACTTTGTTCAAAGAGAAACTGTTCAGCATCCATTGATATTCGATGTTTCTTGAAAAATATGCGTCGGCTCGAAATGAAGTTAGGATCAACAGCCTGATGAATTTCACCATCTTCCAATTCAAATAATAGTTTTTTATTATCTCTCGTAAAAAAGATGTTCGCTTTCTTCGCGGTAACAACGTGGATTTGAATTATGTTGGTGAAATCATAAATCGTGACATCGAAAAGTTCATTTGTGGTTTTGCTCACTTCTCTTGCAAGTACACTGTAGTTGGGAATTTCTTTTGAAAAGACATTTGCCTCAAGCTTCAACGTTGGTTTAGTTCTACTGATATCGTACATCAAGTTTTTGTTTTTGTAATTAGCGTCTGGAAGAACTTTGTTGTTGAACTCAATCAGCAGATAGCAGATTACAATCGAAACAAGTACAACTGGGATCATTAATCTTACGAGACTTACACCACTCGATTTTAGGATTGTCAACTCATTATCTTGAGTGATATTCCCAAAAGTCATTAAAACCATTGCGAGGCACGCCATAGGTACAACAAGCACAAACATCCATGAAAGATTGTAGACAATCAGCTTTATTATCACCCAAGAATCTAGACCCTTTCCAATGAGACTATCGGCAGTTTTCATTAAAAATTGGAGCAAAAAAATGAAAATCAAGGTCGCAGCCCCAAAAATAAATGGTGGAATAAGTCTTTTTAGCAAATATTTGTCGATTATCACGGGTGCAATATAACTAAGGAGTAAGTTAGCTACAATTGAATTTTGAGTTTTAAGTTTTTAATGATTTTTATAAGAAATCGATCAGTTTTTGATGATTTTCGTTAAAAATCAGGTGATTTTTTCTTGATTTTAGAGAATTCTTCGAGTAAATTACACGACAATTTTATGAAGATAAACTAATTAAGGAAATATGGGATCCACTACTGACTTCAGACCAGGTTTGATTATCAAATTTAATAATGATTTATACCAGATTGTTGAGTTTCAGCATGTTAATCCTGGAAACTGGAGAGCTTTTGTTAGGGCAAAGATGAAAAATCTGAAAACCGGACGAGTGATCGAAAATCGATTTCGAGCTGGTGAGAACGTTGATACTGTACGTGTTGAACGGCATCAATTTCAGTTTTTATATCAGGATGGTGACTCATTTGTTTTGATGAATACGGAAACATTTGACCAAATTCATGTGATGCAGGAAATTCTTGGTGATGGCGTTAAATATTTAAAAGAAGGAGTAGTCTTAGACCTATTGATGGATGGAACGCAGATCGTCATCAGCGAATTGCCTATTTTTGTTGAATTAGAAGTTACACAAACCGATCCAGGCTTCAAGGGTGATACAGCCACGGGAGGTTCGAAACCAGCTACACTTGAAACCGGAGTTACAATAAATGTCCCTTTGTTCATTGATGAGGGGGAAATAATTAAAGTAGATACTAGAACAGGTACCTACGTAGAGAGAGTAAAATAATTCATTGGTAAATTTATGGACTTAAATTATTTAAAAAAGCTTCTAAAAATAGTTAATGACAGTGGAGTTGATGAGGTTGAGATTGAAGAAGAGGGTTCAAAAGTACGAGTAAAGAAATCTCCTTCTGTAGCTGAAAGCAGTATGCCTCAATTCTTACCTTTCTCCATGCCTGCGGCAGCGCAAGTTGTGCAGCCGGCTGCACCAGTTGCTGCACCAACTCCAGTTCTCGAGAAAAAACTTGAAAAGGTCGGTGAAGAGAAGGCAGTCTCATACTATGAAGTCAAATCCCCAATTGTTGGTACTTTTTATAGAGCACCCTCTCCGGATGCTGAACCTTATATCAAAGTTGGTGATGTTGTCAGTCCAGGCCAAGTTCTTTGCATAATAGAAGCAATGAAGTTGATGAATGAAATCGAGTCGGAAGTTAGTGGAAAGATAGTTAAGATTTTGATCGACAATGCTAAGCCGGTAGAATATGGACAAACTCTGTTTCTAGTAGACAAGAGTTAATAATTCAATAACTTCCCTTAAATAAAGAAAGTATCGTGTTTAAAAAAATTTTAATAACAAACCGCGGAGAGATTGCTTTACGTGTTATTCGAGCTTGTAAAGAATTGGGAATTAAAACTGTGGCAGTCTATTCCGAAGCCGATAGAGATTCACTGCATGTAAGATTTGCCGATGAAGCTGTTTGTATCGGCGGTCCGCTCAGCAAAGAAAGTTACCTAAATATTCCAAGATTGATGGCCGCAGCTGAGATCACTGGAGCCGAAGCAATTCATCCTGGATATGGATTCCTCGCAGAGAACGCAAATTTTTCTGAAATAATTTCCGCGTCAGGATTAAAGTTCATTGGTCCTTCACCCGAAATGATTAGCTCGATGGGGGATAAAGCCGTTGCAAAAGATACGATGAGAAATGCCGGTGTTCCAGTTGTGCCTGGCAGCGATGGAATTATCAACGACATTCGCGAAGCTGCGGATACTGCAATTCAAATTGGTTTTCCTGTGATGATCAAAGCTACTGCAGGTGGTGGTGGAAAAGGAATGAGGATCGCTCGCAGCATCGATGAGTTTGAAAAATTCTTTACTCTCGCAAGGAATGAAGCTGAATCTGCATTTGGAAATCCTGAAGTTTACCTCGAAAAATATATTGACGAGCCGCATCACATTGAAATTCAGGTTCTCGGTGATCAATATGGGAACGTGATTCATCTTGGAGAACGCGATTGTTCAATTCAGCGCCGACATCAAAAATTGATCGAAGAAGCACCTTCACCTTTTATTGGCGAGGAACTCAGGATGAAAATGGGTGAAGCAGCTGTACTTGGTGCGAAGAGTGTAAATTACGAAGGTGCTGGTACAATAGAATTTCTTGTTGATAAAAATCACAATTTTTATTTCATGGAGATGAATACTCGAATTCAAGTCGAGCATCCAATTACAGAAGAAGTTTATGGAATAGATCTTGTAAAAGAGCAAATACGAGTTGCTGCAGGGGAAAGGATTAAGAAGGTTAAAATTGCCCCAAAAAGTTGGGCGATTGAGTGTCGAATTAATGCGGAAGATCCGAGAAATAATTTCAGACCGTCACCTGGAAAAATAACTGCATTTCATCAACCCGGCGGTATAGGAGTTAGAACAGATACTCACGCATATGCAGGTTACGTAATTCCGCCATTTTACGATTCATTGATTGCCAAATTAATTGTGAGGGGATTTGACCGTGCGGATGCAATAAAAAAAATGGAACGAGCTCTTGAAGAATTTATCGTCGAGGGGATTGAAACTACAATTCCATTTCATCTGCGAATGATGAGGAATGAACAATTCAAACAAGGAAAGTACGATACAAAATTTCTTGAAACATTTCAGTTTGATTTTTAGGAGGTAAATAATGAATATTCCAGATAATCTAAAGTATACTAACGACCACGAATGGATTAAAGTTGATGGAAACATCGGCACTATTGGCATTACGGATTACGCACAAAGTGAATTGGGCGATATAGTTTTTGTGGATCTTCAGAGCGGGCTTGAGGGAATTCAAAAAGGAAATTCCTTCGGAACAATTGAAGCTGTAAAAACCGTCTCTGATTTACTCGCACCAGTTTCCGGTAAAGTTGTGGAAATAAATAAAGAGCTTGAAAGCAACGCGGAAGTGATAAATAAAGATCCATACGGAAACGGTTGGATAATCAAAGTAGAAATTAGCGATTTGTCCGAATTGAGTCCTCTGCTCGATAGTGCTACATATCGTTCATTGATTGGTGCATAAAATACTTTTAATTGATCTGAATTGATGTTTGGTAAACATCAAAGAGATATTTTTTTACTTTGTTTCACTCTCTTATCTTTTCATATTCTATAAGTTTTTGAAAAATAGAATAATTTGGGCATGTGATCTTTTCCTCTGTATTTGGGCGGGAATATTATTAAATTCAAAGCGAAAATGAATCTACCGACTAATAAAATTTTAATTCTCGATTTCGGTTCTCAGTATTCACAGCTTATCGTTAGAAAAATTCGTGAGCTTGGTGTATTTGCTTACATTAAGCCTTATAATACAACCATCGCAGAAATAATTTCAGACAATCCAAATGGAATAATTTTTTCTGGTGGTCCAGCAAGTGTTTACGATTCAGATTCACCAAAAATTGATCAAAAGATTTTCGAAATCAATCTTCCTATACTTGGAATCTGTTATGGTCTGCAATTGATTGTGCAGCACTTTGGTGGGGTAATTGATCGATCCGCAAAACGTGAATTTGGTAGAGCAAAGTTACAGATAGCCAACGTCAGCCAAATTTTTAATAATGTATCAAATCACTCAATTGTTTGGATGAGCCATTCGGATAAAGTTATTTCGCTCCCAAAGATTTTTTCTGTATCAGCATCGACATCAAATTCAAAATACGCCGCCGTTTGTAATACGGAAGAAAAAATCTATGGACTTCAATTTCATCCTGAAGTAAATCATACAGAAGAAGGAAAAATAATCCTTGAGAACTTCATAATTAATATTTGTAACTGTAAAAGTACTTGGCAGCCGAAGAAATTTATCAAATCGAGTATTTACGAAATAAAAGAAAAAGTTGGTGGTGCAAAAGTTGTGTGTGCACTGAGCGGAGGAGTCGATTCAACTGTAGCAGCAGTTCTTGTTCACGAAGCTATTGGAGATAATCTCACTTGCATTCACATCGATAATGGACTGATGCGAAAAAACGAAAGTCAGAATGTTGTAAAATTCTTTCAAGAGAATTTGCACTTAAAATTACGTTTTGTCGATGCAAGTAATTTGTTTTTACAAAGATTAAAAGGAATTCAGGAACCAGAAACTAAAAGAAAAATAATCGGGAACACATTCATTAATGTTATTGAAGAAGAAATAAATCATCTGGGCGAGGTTAAATATTTAGTGCAAGGTACATTGTATCCCGATGTAATTGAATCTGTTTCTGTAAAAGGACCATCGAGTGTGATTAAAACTCACCATAATGTCGGCGGTTTACCTGAACGAATGAAATTAGAACTAATTGAACCGCTGCGTGAATTATTCAAAGACGAAGTTCGGGAAATTGGAAAAGAACTTGGAATTTCTAATGATTTCTTGAATAGGCACCCATTCCCAGGTCCGGGATTAGGTGTGAGAATATTAGGTGAAGTTGACGATGCAAAACTTGAAATATTACGCAATGCAGATTTTATTTTTATTGACGAACTGAAAAATTTTGGTTTTTATGGTGAAGCTTGGCAAGCATTTGCAGTACTTCTTCCTGTTCAAAGTGTCGGTGTAATGGGAGATGAAAGAACTTATGAGTATACAATTGTTTTACGAGCTGTAACAAGCACAGACGGAATGACTGCTGATTGGGTTAAGCTTGATCAGAATTTTCTTAA encodes:
- a CDS encoding YjgP/YjgQ family permease → MIIDKYLLKRLIPPFIFGAATLIFIFLLQFLMKTADSLIGKGLDSWVIIKLIVYNLSWMFVLVVPMACLAMVLMTFGNITQDNELTILKSSGVSLVRLMIPVVLVSIVICYLLIEFNNKVLPDANYKNKNLMYDISRTKPTLKLEANVFSKEIPNYSVLAREVSKTTNELFDVTIYDFTNIIQIHVVTAKKANIFFTRDNKKLLFELEDGEIHQAVDPNFISSRRIFFKKHRISMDAEQFLFEQSGPGAPRGDRELSAQDMQRIVDSLQLISTQIKSQLQTKITSFYEPLLKSDLDTFTVEEAGAHTAVTNLAYFAMNDSKAKLSNITNDLARIEYLDTESDRYLVEVHKKYAIPVACIVFVLIGAPIGVITRKGSFGVAASISLFFFLIYWACLIGGEKLADRRLLDPWLGMWIANMIIGAAGIYLTYKMNKEQIIIDLSFVKRFIPKAFRSQIEEITSQ
- the efp gene encoding elongation factor P, giving the protein MGSTTDFRPGLIIKFNNDLYQIVEFQHVNPGNWRAFVRAKMKNLKTGRVIENRFRAGENVDTVRVERHQFQFLYQDGDSFVLMNTETFDQIHVMQEILGDGVKYLKEGVVLDLLMDGTQIVISELPIFVELEVTQTDPGFKGDTATGGSKPATLETGVTINVPLFIDEGEIIKVDTRTGTYVERVK
- the accB gene encoding acetyl-CoA carboxylase biotin carboxyl carrier protein, which translates into the protein MDLNYLKKLLKIVNDSGVDEVEIEEEGSKVRVKKSPSVAESSMPQFLPFSMPAAAQVVQPAAPVAAPTPVLEKKLEKVGEEKAVSYYEVKSPIVGTFYRAPSPDAEPYIKVGDVVSPGQVLCIIEAMKLMNEIESEVSGKIVKILIDNAKPVEYGQTLFLVDKS
- the accC gene encoding acetyl-CoA carboxylase biotin carboxylase subunit produces the protein MFKKILITNRGEIALRVIRACKELGIKTVAVYSEADRDSLHVRFADEAVCIGGPLSKESYLNIPRLMAAAEITGAEAIHPGYGFLAENANFSEIISASGLKFIGPSPEMISSMGDKAVAKDTMRNAGVPVVPGSDGIINDIREAADTAIQIGFPVMIKATAGGGGKGMRIARSIDEFEKFFTLARNEAESAFGNPEVYLEKYIDEPHHIEIQVLGDQYGNVIHLGERDCSIQRRHQKLIEEAPSPFIGEELRMKMGEAAVLGAKSVNYEGAGTIEFLVDKNHNFYFMEMNTRIQVEHPITEEVYGIDLVKEQIRVAAGERIKKVKIAPKSWAIECRINAEDPRNNFRPSPGKITAFHQPGGIGVRTDTHAYAGYVIPPFYDSLIAKLIVRGFDRADAIKKMERALEEFIVEGIETTIPFHLRMMRNEQFKQGKYDTKFLETFQFDF
- the gcvH gene encoding glycine cleavage system protein GcvH, with protein sequence MNIPDNLKYTNDHEWIKVDGNIGTIGITDYAQSELGDIVFVDLQSGLEGIQKGNSFGTIEAVKTVSDLLAPVSGKVVEINKELESNAEVINKDPYGNGWIIKVEISDLSELSPLLDSATYRSLIGA
- the guaA gene encoding glutamine-hydrolyzing GMP synthase, giving the protein MNLPTNKILILDFGSQYSQLIVRKIRELGVFAYIKPYNTTIAEIISDNPNGIIFSGGPASVYDSDSPKIDQKIFEINLPILGICYGLQLIVQHFGGVIDRSAKREFGRAKLQIANVSQIFNNVSNHSIVWMSHSDKVISLPKIFSVSASTSNSKYAAVCNTEEKIYGLQFHPEVNHTEEGKIILENFIINICNCKSTWQPKKFIKSSIYEIKEKVGGAKVVCALSGGVDSTVAAVLVHEAIGDNLTCIHIDNGLMRKNESQNVVKFFQENLHLKLRFVDASNLFLQRLKGIQEPETKRKIIGNTFINVIEEEINHLGEVKYLVQGTLYPDVIESVSVKGPSSVIKTHHNVGGLPERMKLELIEPLRELFKDEVREIGKELGISNDFLNRHPFPGPGLGVRILGEVDDAKLEILRNADFIFIDELKNFGFYGEAWQAFAVLLPVQSVGVMGDERTYEYTIVLRAVTSTDGMTADWVKLDQNFLKQVSNRIVNEVKGVNRVVYDITSKPPATIEWE